In Brassica napus cultivar Da-Ae chromosome A3, Da-Ae, whole genome shotgun sequence, the sequence CAGCACAAGAGCTCGTCAAGCTTAACCCTACGAGTGAGTACGCGCCTGGACTTGAGGACACGCTCATCTTGACCATGAAGGGTATTGCCGCAGGATTGCAAAACACCGGTTAAGTGATTGAGTTGAGTCACTGAGAGTGAACACAACTTTGGAGTCTCTCTTTTTCtatctctcctttttttttaagaatactCTTTTTCTTGGAACCCAAGCAATAAGTTAATACGGTCGGAATACAGATTACTTTTATGTATCCACCGTTAAcaagtttttattttgtcattGTGTGAAAAACTAAAACACTTCTCTGTTTCTGGAAGTGGATGATTGTTAAATTCTatcttttttgtcttttattttttgctCTGCTGTCTCGCAATGATACACAAAGCCAAACTATTTTTTCCCCTTTCCTCGTCGATAATGCGAGATCGAAATTGCAGTTAGTTCAATCTTATAACTTGTACAACAAGGAATCACCAAAAGTTGGGTTACACAAAAATTACTAACCCTAAAGCCGTTTTAAGGGAATGTCAAGATCTATAAGAGGAAAGATCACTCATCTTCCGATGGCAAAGTCGGGCTCTTTGAGCAGCTCTCTTTCTTGTGAAGTTCCAACATCCTTTTCTCTGGGTTACAAAGGCCTACACCAGTAACATATTACATATTCAATCCAAGTTGTAACCAGTTATGCAAAGTGAACCTGGAAGCATGTGAATATGGAACCTGAGCATTTTGGTATATCCCAAACAGCAATGGAGGACGGGGAGCACTCTGGTTCACAAAGAGTCTTGTGATTCTCATGGTTGACGTTCATCGCCAGCATCCATGCACCTATTGTCACGTCCTCGTTGCTAAACATCCTGAAACTGAAGTTTCAAAATATCTCtctttattaaacaaaaaaaggcTTAACAGATAAAAACACTGAACCTGTATCGAGGAACATAACTCATGGAGATATTCAAAGACGAGTATAATAAAGGAGACATGACTTACCTGTTGTTCTTTAAGGCAACTAAACTGGTGACAACATCTGCAGAAAGAGCATATATGGGGCCATAGGCATGAAGAAAGTACTCTTGACCAAGCAAATCTGCCAAAGGTTCATACCTGCAAAAACTCCAAGTTTATTATTGAATCACAAGAGATGATTACATGTTTCAAATCCGACCATATGTTCAAAGTATCTCAAATAAAAGCATGTTCTGCATTCTAACTTCTTTTCCTGTCCTTACCATTTTAGCTTTGGATCCGTGAAAACAGGACCTTTCTTCAGGCATCCAAGATATGTCTGAGAGTGACTCCTCTCTTTAGCCAACAGCAAGGACAACCGATCTGTGAAATAAAACAACAGCCTCATACACTATCCAAGATTAACGCGAAAACTCAAGAGAATGTAATATCAATTACCTGGCCTCAGATATATATCATCATCAGCTTTGACGTAGAACGCTGAATCATATAGTGCATACGCAGCTTTGAAGAAAGCCAAACTATACCAAGGACCATGGATCAGAGTTATTCATGTTATCTCTAAACTAAGATGTGAATCATGTGAAACAGAGAAGTGTTACTCTTCTAACTAACGTTTTGTATGGGAGTTTACTGTACTCCTCCTCGATATCAAGCAGTATGAAGTCATCGTACTCTGCGATCTCCCTTCTAAGCTCAGCCATCTTCGCTTCATCTTTGGTTTTGCCTATAATAAACCTAATGGCCAACCCTGTTGACTCCTCCAAGCTGCAGAGAGCAGTGAATCATTGAAGATAACAACTCAAAATTCATGTTATAACGGATGCGAGAAGATAATAACACACAATAGAATAACAAAGTAGACAACATAGATATTTAAGATGGTTCACCGAGTAGGCTAGGACGAAGAGATGATGGAAGCAGCATTTCATATTTTCGTTATGGTCATAATAAGAACATGCCATGACGATTAAGTTTAAGTACAAATCCACTCCACTAATTTGTCTGACTTCTGTTctgtatatctaattttgataattcatcaaaacaaatttataattaaattaaaaaactaaaatattttatataaattgtaatatatatatatatatatatatatatatatttatttagtaaTTCTTTCCCGATTAGGCCTAGCCTAGGCCCCCAATAATTAGTCTAGTCGCTAGTTTTTTATGAAGCACATAGTCACCACAAAGCACCTAGTTATCGCCTAGCGATTTCTTGAATATTGGTCAATATAGAAGTAACTAAATAATGTTAGTTAGTCCTATTTGGATTCAAGGCCTATCAACCGATCATATGAGTATATATCAAAACTCAGAAAATGCTATATTCAGATCTTTTAAGGTTTGAGATTATGATGAATGATCAGAGACTCATATCTATGGATTGAATCCAGATCAAACCAGCGTCGATGATGCAATAGTTCAATCAGTACCGTCGAAGCCCTTGTGGATCGGACGGCATCCACGTGTTCCTGAGAGCTCGTCTCCTCCCAGCTGACGCGAATCCGGTCTGGATCCCGACGAATCCCATAACCTTGTGCCTCTTCACTCCGCCATTAGCGTTGCGATTTCCAGCGACGTCCCAGACGATGCGTACCGTCTTGGGAGGAGAGTTGGTGAGGCAGGTCCGGGAGGATAACCGGATACCCGGGAAAATAATGGCGGAGAGTCCGAAGAGAAATCCGAAGAGCCCGATCGCGATAGAGGTGATGACGATCAGAGACGTCGGCCGGCGCGATGGACGCGCGTGAAAGAGCTTCAGCCTCGGAGAAGATGGCATCATTTTGTAACGGATCCTCTTACTCGGAAGCTCCCAGGCTTATTCAGTTTTAACGGTCGTTAGTGGTGATACGGGTGTTCTGTTTCTCAGATCAGTTGGATCCAGTTTTTTTTCCTTGgttcggatccggatccttttTCAAGATGCACgggttttttttaatgtgtatGAAAAGTTGTGAATAAAACCAATTTTATAacattaactagattttgacccgcgcttggaAAACACGGAGTtgttggattatattataatacagctatataatctacaaattaatttatttgagattttatatgtacatttttacataagtttcttttcgacatgagaattatatccggataaaaaaacaaatcgaaCCGATCCAAAATtataggtttagttcaggtCGAGAGAGGATAAcctattgggttttttttttgacctgcaggtctttgtttgagtccgGGCCTACCCTAGACTCGATCATAAATACGTgtatattaggtatatttggatattccGAATATGTtttcggtattatggatattgtttttaagtttttagtttacgattagagttttgatttcaggtaaaattttcaaattaaaaaaaatgggtatttggataaaattttgggtatttttcagttaatcgtgtcagattttgaataagattttaaatttttaggtatttgaatttttttggtatttgtttggagtttcaaatacttttcgtgtttcagatatttttcagatttttcatatatttcaaattcttttagGATCTTAAATACTCAAACAGATGTGGACTCATTACGTCCATAtcaggtccaacaaccttttgatatatatttttaacgttattgtacaaaaac encodes:
- the LOC106439389 gene encoding probable beta-1,3-galactosyltransferase 13; amino-acid sequence: MMPSSPRLKLFHARPSRRPTSLIVITSIAIGLFGFLFGLSAIIFPGIRLSSRTCLTNSPPKTVRIVWDVAGNRNANGGVKRHKVMGFVGIQTGFASAGRRRALRNTWMPSDPQGLRRLEESTGLAIRFIIGKTKDEAKMAELRREIAEYDDFILLDIEEEYSKLPYKTLAFFKAAYALYDSAFYVKADDDIYLRPDRLSLLLAKERSHSQTYLGCLKKGPVFTDPKLKWYEPLADLLGQEYFLHAYGPIYALSADVVTSLVALKNNSFRMFSNEDVTIGAWMLAMNVNHENHKTLCEPECSPSSIAVWDIPKCSGLCNPEKRMLELHKKESCSKSPTLPSEDE